One Heyndrickxia oleronia genomic window, GTATAAAATCCCTCCAATTCGTCGAAGATGGGTAATAGGAAAATGATTGGGAATCGATTGAATCAGGGAGGGGAAACCTTTGAAAACAGCTAAATTAAAACAAATCTTATTAATTACAGACGGGTGCTCGAATCAGGGAGATGATCCGGTTGCAATGGCAGCTCTTGCAAATGAACAAGGGATTACTGTTAACGTCATTGGTGTAATGGAGAATGATGTAATCGATGAAAAGGGTATGAGTGAAATTGAAGGAATTGCCTTATCAGGTGGTGGTGTTAGTCAAATTGTTTATTCGCAAATCTTATCACAAACGGTTCAAATGGTAACGAGAAAAGCAATGACCCAAACTCTACAAGGAGTAGTTAATAAGGAATTAAAACAAATTTTAGGAAAGTCTACTTCTATGGAGGAATTACCTCCCGAACAAAGAGGTGAGGTAATGGAAGTAGTGGATGAATTGGGTGAAACAGTAGATTTAGATTTGTTGGTTCTTGTCGATACAAGTGCAAGTATGAAACATAAGCTACCAACAGTTAAGGAAGCCTTGCTGGATCTATCTTTAAGTTTAAATGCACGAATGGGAAATAATCAATTTTCAGTCTTTGTATTTCCTGGGAAAAGGAAAGATGTCGAAAAATTGCTAGAGTGGACTCCAAATCTTGAATCTTTGACTAGTGTCTTTTCAAAGCTTAGTGTAGGTGGCATCACACCAACTGGACCAGCTATTAAAGAAGCTATGACATATTTTAAGAAAAAACGTTCTTTAAGGGGATTGCTTTCAAATGATGACGAACAATACTTTGAAGAGTCAATTTAATTTTCCTACTGGAACGACTGTCACAGGAAAATGGCATAAAAAAAGTTATATTTTAGTGAGGTTATTGGGGTCTGGTGCCAATGGTATTGTTTATTTAGCAAAAAGCAATGATCGTTTTGTAGCACTAAAGATGAGTGATAACACTATGTCTGTCACTTCAGAAGTAAATGTTCTGAAAGCATTTGCTAAGGTCCAAGGGTCTGCCCTCGGGCCTTCTTTGTTAGATATTGACGATTGGGAAACGCCAAAAATGAAGATTCCCTTTTATGTAATGGAATATATCCAGGGACCGCATTTATTAGACTTCATTCAAAAAAAGGGACATTCATGGACGGGTGTATTAATGTTGCAATTATTACAGGATCTACATCGGTTACATGAAGAAGGTTGGGTATTTGGTGATCTTAAACCAGATAATTTAATTATCACTCATTCGCCAACAAAAATTCGTTGTATTGATGTTGGAGGAACAACATTAAGTGGAAGAGCCATAAAGGAGTTTACGGAGTTTTTTGATCGAGGATATTGGGGAGCAGGAACGAGAAAGGCAGAGCCTTCCTATGATCTATTTGCTCTATCAATGGTCATAATAAACTTATTTTATCCTGCGCGGTTTTCTAAAAAGGGTGATGGTGTCGAACAATTGAAAAGGATGATTCGCAGAAAGCCAGAGATGGCTATCTATGAAAATATTTTATTTGATGCGATAGATGGTCAATATTATTCCGCATTAGACATGAGGAAAGATCTATTAAAGGTTTTGTCTAACGATACGATGAAGCCGGTGAAAAATAGAAACTCTATTCCATCAAGCAGAAGAGCAAAAGTAAATAAACAGGTGACGCCTACAAGGCAAACATCACGTAAGAAGAAGAGAGCATCACGAGTTTTTGAAACAATTGTTATTATTGTGCTCGTATCTTTTCTATACTTTATATATATATATGAACAGCTATTATAAGTGTAATGTAGAGAAAGAAAAAATGTCACAATTAAATAGATAAATTAAAGAGGATTATTGGTACAATTAGTGTATAGAATGGAAAGGTCATACTTTCGCTGAAAAGGAACGAGTATAAATGTTACCGTTTGAAAGAAAAGTCGATGATTTTATTAAAACGAATACGTTGATAACAAAGGGGGATTCAGTTCTTATAGGTGTATCAGGTGGACCTGATTCTGTTGCATTACTGCACTATCTAGTTCAAAAAAGGAATATATATAATATATCCATCCGTGCTGCACATGTTGATCATATGCTACGAGGGAAGGATTCGTATAATGATCTTCTATTTGTTCAAGAATTATGCAAACAATGGAACATTCCTTGTGAAGCAATTAGAATTAATATTCAAGAGAAAATGGGTGCCCTAAACAAAGGCATGGAAGAAACAGCCAGAATCTACAGGTATCGTTTTTTTCAGGATATTATGGAAAAATACCAGCATAATAAGCTTTTACTTGGACACCATGGTGATGACCAGATTGAAACTATTTTAATGAGATTGACTCGAGGGAGCACAGGAAAAGGAAGAGCAGGGATTCCGCTACGGAGAGCTTTCGCAAACAGAGAAATTATAAGACCTCTCCTTTGTGTTACGAAAAAAGAAATCGAAGAGTACTGCCATATTCATGATTTAAGCATAAGAATTGATTCAAGTAATTTTGAACAGGATTATACTAGGAATCGGTTTCGATTAAATGTATTACCTTTTTTAAAAAAAGAGAATAACCATGTTCACGAGCATTTTCAACGATTTAGTGAAGAGATATTATCTGATGAAGCTTTTTTGCAGGAATTAACGTTAGAAAAAATGAATAAATTATGGAATAAAATGAAAAATGAAGTAGTGATAGAAATTCCATCTTTTATTGAAATGCCTTTGCCTTTACAAAGAAGAGGGATTCAACTAATATTAAACTATCTTTACAATGAAAATCCTTCCTTTGTAACTGCGGTACATACAGATGATATTCTTAAATTATTATTAAGTAATCATCCATCTGGACGCTTAGATCTTCCCTTAGGTTTAAAGGTAAGGAGATCGTATCAGCAGTGTACATTCTCTTTTATAAAGGAGAACCAAAACCATACATATGAAATGAAATTGTCCTTAAACAGTGAAGTAGACTTACCAAATGGCTATTGTGTTAGGTTTCTGAAGGGAAAGGTAACTGAAAATCCTTCTTTACAGGATCAAACATGTATGTATTTGGAGGATATCCAGCTTCCCTTAGTAATTAGAAATAAGAAAGCTGGGGACCGAATGAAGGTAAAAGGACTAAATGGATCCAAAAAAGTGAAGGATATATTTATTGATGAAAAAATCCCAAGAGAAAAAAGGGATGAATGGCCAATTGTTGTTGACCAACAGGGCGATGTATTATGGATACCTAAGTTAAAGAAATCTACCTATGATATATTGCCAACATTTGAGCAAACTTGTTATATCTTACAATACTTTAAGCAAACATTCTCCTAGGAGGCAAACATTTTAATGAAACAGGATATTGAAAAGGTATTAATTAGCGAAGAAGAAATACAACAAAGAACAAAAGAATTAGGCAAAGAATTGTCACTTGAATATAAGGATCGATTTCCTTTGGCAATTGGGGTTCTAAAAGGCGCAACATTATTTATGTCTGATTTATTAAAACAAATGGATACTTACTTAGAAATGGACTTTATGGATGTTTCAAGCTATGGTAAATCTATGGTATCTTCTGGAGAAGTGAAAATTTTAAAGGATTTAGATACTTCTGTAGAAGGAAGAGATATCTTAATTATCGAGGATATCATTGATAGCGGTCTTACATTAAGCTATTTGGTTGAGTTGTTCCGTTATCGTAAGGCAAAATCGATAAAGATTGTCACTCTTTTAGACAAACCTTCTGGAAGAAAAGCAGACATTCAAGCTGATTATGTAGGATTTGATGTGCCTGATGCATTTGTTGTTGGTTATGGATTAGATTATGCTGAGAAATACAGAAATCTTCCATATATTGGCGTTTTAAAACCTGAAGTGTATAACAAAAGTGAATAAGTTTAAAATAAAGGGTATATGAATAAAAGTTATGTGGTGAGGAAGATTCTATCCATATATGCAAATTGTTGTAAAGTTAAGAATTTCTATGATACTATTGAAGATAGTTTTTTGATCGTGGGAGGAGGTAAGGAATGAGTAGAATTTTTAGAAATACCATCTTTTATGTATTACTCTTTCTAGTCCTTATTGGGATTGTTAGTTATTTTAACAATAACAATGAGTCAACAGAAAATATATCATATGATCAGTTTGTTTCTTACTTAGAAAAAGGGGAAGTAAACAGTGTCTCATTACAGCCAGAAAGAGGCGTATATGAAGCAAGAGGAGAATTAAAAGATAAAACTAAGTTTGTCACATATGTATTAAACAATCCCACTGCTTTAGATCGTATCGATCAAGTTGCGAAGGCAAAAGATGCTAAGGTAGAGAATATGCCAGCGAAAGAAACGAATGGTTGGGTGTCCTTTTTCACCTCCATTATTCCTTTTGTTATTATCTTTATCCTTTTCTTCTTCTTATTGAATCAGGCCCAAGGCGGCGGTGGCCGTGTAATGAACTTTGGGAAAAGTAAGGCAAAGCTTTACAATGATGATAAGAAAAAAGTCCGTTTTCGTGATGTAGCAGGAGCAGATGAAGAAAAACAAGAACTTGTAGAGGTAGTAGAATTTCTAAAAGATCCACGTAAATTCTCTGAATTAGGTGCAAGGATTCCTAAAGGAGTATTACTTGTTGGACCTCCAGGTACTGGTAAAACTTTATTAGCAAGAGCTGTAGCTGGTGAAGCGGGTGTTCCGTTCTTCTCCATAAGTGGTTCTGACTTTGTAGAAATGTTTGTTGGTGTCGGTGCTTCACGTGTTCGTGACCTATTTGAAAATGCGAAAAAGAATGCACCTTGTATAATTTTTATCGATGAAATTGATGCAGTTGGTCGTCAACGTGGAGCTGGTCTCGGTGGAGGTCATGATGAGCGTGAACAAACATTAAACCAATTACTTGTTGAGATGGATGGATTCGGAGCAAATGAAGGAATTATTATTGTGGCTGCAACCAATAGACCTGATATCCTTGACCCAGCATTATTGCGTCCAGGACGTTTCGACCGCCAAATCACTGTAGATCGTCCAGATGTTAATGGGCGAGAAGCTGTATTACGTGTCCATGCAAGAAATAAACCGCTAGATGGATCTGTAGATTTAAAAGCAATTGCACAAAGAACACCAGGCTTTTCTGGTGCTGATTTAGAAAACTTATTAAATGAAGCTGCACTAGTTGCTGCAAGACAAGATAAGAAAAAAATTGATATGACTGATGTAGATGAAGCAACGGACCGTGTGATTGCCGGACCGTCTAAGAAAAGTCGAGTTGTATCACAAAAAGAAAGAAAAATTGTTGCTTTCCACGAAAGTGGTCATACCATTATCGGACTTGTTTTAGATGAGGCTGAGATGGTTCATAAGGTAACGATTGTACCTCGTGGTCAAGCTGGCGGATATGCGGTTATGTTACCGAAGGAAGATCGCTATTTAATGACTAAGCCTGAATTGCTTGACAAAATTACTGGTTTATTAGGTGGTCGTGTAGCAGAGGAAGTTACTTTTGGAGAGGTTTCTACAGGAGCATCCAATGATTTCCAACGTGCGACAAATATTGCTCGAAAAATGGTTACTGAATATGGTATGAGTGATAAACTTGGACCTTTACAGTTTGGCCAATCACAAGGTGGGCAAGTATTCCTAGGTAGAGATTTTAACAATGAGCAAAATTACTCTGATAAAATTGCTTATGAAATTGATACTGAAATTCAAGATATTATTAAAGAGTGTTATGAAAGAGCGAGAAAAATCATTCTTGAAAACCGTGAAAAGTTCACAATTATTGCTAACACATTATTAGAAGTTGAAACTTTAGATGCGGAACAAATCAAACATATTTACGATCATGGAACTTTACCGGATCGAAAAGCATCAACATTGGAAACGCCTAAGTTAGATCAAGATGAATCAAAGGATTCTTTAAAGGTGAATATCCAGAAGAAAGACGAAGAAGTAACGAAATCAGACGATGATAATCGACCTGAAAAGTTTGGGCCAACTGTGACTCCTGAACAGGATGATAATGAAAAGCCTAATGAATAAATATTTTTATAAAGGACATCGCTATTATGTAATAGCGATGTCCTTTTTTAGGCTCTTTTCTTAAAATGATTTATAAATAACAGAATTAAAGCGAGTAAATCCTCGGGTGTTAAAGCAGGCATTATGGCGTTTAGGAACAAAGTTCATGAAAACTGCATTTTATGATAAGGATAAGACGGTTCTGAATCAGTTCTTTCTGGATAAACTTCTAACTCCAAGATGTCAAATAATCTCTACACAGAGAAGTGCTTCCTTTGACATTTTCTAATCAAGTTGGCTTTTGCATTAGCAAATCTCCCTTTTTAATTTCCTCTCTTTAGGAGTAGGAGCAGAGGCTTTGTAGATTTCATTTGGATGAAAAAGTTATACGTTTATGTTTCATATGATTATTTATATCAATATAAATTATGGTATGATGTTGGCATGCAATTTAGATTAGGGTAAAGTGGTGAGCTTATGTTATTTGTTTTAGACGTAGGAAACACAAATATTGTATTGGGTGTATATGATCAAGATCAACTGAAGTTCCATTGGCGAGTGGAAACGAATCGACACAAATCAGAAGATGAGTATGCAATGGTCATAGGTGCATTATTTCAACATGTAGGGATTGAATTCAAAGATATTAATGGAATCATAATTTCAACTGTTGTTCCACCAATTATGTATACATTAGAAAGAATGTGTAATAAGTATTTTCATGTTAAACCATTAGTCGTTGGTCCTGGGATTAAAACAGGCCTAGATATTAAATACGAAAATCCACGTGAGGTAGGCGCTGACAGAATTGTAAATGCTGTTGCGGGAATTCAAGAATATGGTAGTCCGCTCATTATTGTAGATTTCGGAACCGCAACAACTTTTTGCTATATCAATGAGCATAGCCAATATATGGGGGGTGCCATTGCTCCTGGAATTGGTATTTCCGCTGAAGCATTGTATTCAAAGGCTGCTAAGCTTCCAAGAATTGAAATTGCAAGAACAGAGGGGGTTATTGGGAAAAACACTGTTGCTGCAATGCAAGCGGGGATTGTTTATGGATATGTAGGACAAGTAGAAGGTATTGTAACACGCATGAAAGCAAACAGTAAAAAGGTACCTACCGTAATTGCAACGGGTGGACATGCAAGTTTAATTGCCAATGAATCAAAGGCAATCGATATAGTTGATCCATTTCTAACATTAAAAGGCTTACGTTTAATTTATAAAAGAAATAAAAATGATTGAAGGGAAGTTAACAATGAGCGACTACTTAGTAAAAGCATTAGCATATAATAATCAAGTTCGCGCTTATGCAGTAAAAAGCACAGAGACGGTAGGAGAAGCTGTTCGCCGCCACTATACTTGGCCTACTGCATCAGCAGCTTTAGGACGTACGATGTCAGCAGGAGTCATGATGGGTGCGATGCTTAAAGGTGATGAGAAAATAACAGTTAAAATAGAAGGCAATGGTCCGATTGGTCCTATTCTAGTCGATAGTAATGCAAAAGGCGAAGTAAGAGGATATGTTACCAATCCTCAGGTTCATTTTGACTTAAATGAAAAAGGAAAGCTAGATGTTAGAAGAGCAGTGGGAACTGAAGGGACATTGACAGTCGTAAAAGATTTAGGATTAAGGGAAAATTTCTCTGGTCAGGTTCCTATTGTTTCTGGTGAATTAGGTGAAGATTTTACTTATTACTTTGTGGCATCTGAACAAACACCTTCATCGGTTGGGGTAGGGGTATTAGTCAATCCTGATAATTCAATTTTAGCTTCAGGTGGGTTTATCATCCAATTACTACCAGGTACAGAAGAGCATGTTATTAATGATATTGAAAAAAGATTACAAGCAACGGAACCTATTTCTAAGCTGATTCAAAAAGGACTAAGTCCTGAAGAAATTCTTGAGAACATCTTAGGAAAAGACAATGTCAAGATATTAGAGAAGTTGCCGGTTCAATTTAAGTGTAATTGTTCAAAAGAACGCTTTGGTGCTGCTATCATTAGCTTAGGCAAAGAAGAAATTAAAGATATGATTGAAGAGGATGGAAAAGCTGAAGCGCAATGTCATTTTTGTAATGAAAAATATGTATTTTCCAAAAATGAATTGGAAGAATTATTAGCAGAAGAATAGGGCTCATTTTAAAATTTATAGACCTAGGAATTGAAAACTCTTTAATCGTCATCCAGAAAATTTTGGAAAAGAAATTACTGAGAAAAGATATAAGACTGTATGCAATCTATACAAAATAGCCATATTATTTAATCAAAATATAGCAATAAACAAGGGATAAAAGACATAGGTTATAATGACTTATGTCTTTTTGGTTATGATAAAACTACTTTATCTTTGACTTTTTATCGATAAAATGTTAAATTTTAAATAATTAAACCAATAAAAATACTCGGAATTTGAGGTGGAGAGAAATGGCTCGTTTAGTAAATTCAATTGCCGAACTTGTTGGAGGAACACCGATTGTAAAGTTAAATCGACTAACTGATGAAAATCAAGCAGAAGTATATTTAAAGCTTGAGTACATGAATCCTGGAAGTAGTGTAAAGGACCGAATCGCTTTAGCAATGATCGAGACCGCTGAGAGAGAGGGGAAACTGCAACTAGGTGATACGATTGTTGAACCGACAAGCGGTAATACTGGGATAGGACTTGCGATGATTGCTGCTGCTAAAGGATATAAAGCAGTATTAGTTATGCCAGAGACGATGAGTATGGAACGTAGAAATCTCCTTCGAGCATATGGCGCGCAGTTAGTGTTAACACCAGGTTCTGAAGGGATGAATGGTGCAGTTCGAAAGGCGGAAGAATTAGCAAAAGAAAATGGATACTTTATGCCACAACAATTTAAAAATGAAGCAAATCCAGAAATCCATCGTTTAACAACTGGAAGAGAAATTGTCGAGCAGATGGGTGAACAATTAGATGCGTTTGTATCTGGAATTGGAACAGGAGGAACGATCTCAGGTTCTGGTCAAGTTTTAAGAGAGGCGTATCCGAATATCAAAATATATGCTGTAGAACCAAAGGATTCTCCGATTCTTGCAGGTGGAAAGCCAGGTCCGCATAAGCTTCAGGGTCTTGGGGCTAATTTTGTACCGGATACATTAAATAGAGAGATTTATGACGAAATTATTCATGTCGGAACGGAAGAAGCTTTCGAAGCATCTCGAAGAGTAGCTAGAGAGGAAGGAATCTTAGGTGGGATCTCAGCAGGTGCGGCAATTCATGCTGCCTTGAAAGTAGCTTCTGAACTAGGTAAGGGTAAAAAAGTAGTAGCAATCATA contains:
- a CDS encoding VWA domain-containing protein, giving the protein MKTAKLKQILLITDGCSNQGDDPVAMAALANEQGITVNVIGVMENDVIDEKGMSEIEGIALSGGGVSQIVYSQILSQTVQMVTRKAMTQTLQGVVNKELKQILGKSTSMEELPPEQRGEVMEVVDELGETVDLDLLVLVDTSASMKHKLPTVKEALLDLSLSLNARMGNNQFSVFVFPGKRKDVEKLLEWTPNLESLTSVFSKLSVGGITPTGPAIKEAMTYFKKKRSLRGLLSNDDEQYFEESI
- a CDS encoding protein kinase domain-containing protein; its protein translation is MTNNTLKSQFNFPTGTTVTGKWHKKSYILVRLLGSGANGIVYLAKSNDRFVALKMSDNTMSVTSEVNVLKAFAKVQGSALGPSLLDIDDWETPKMKIPFYVMEYIQGPHLLDFIQKKGHSWTGVLMLQLLQDLHRLHEEGWVFGDLKPDNLIITHSPTKIRCIDVGGTTLSGRAIKEFTEFFDRGYWGAGTRKAEPSYDLFALSMVIINLFYPARFSKKGDGVEQLKRMIRRKPEMAIYENILFDAIDGQYYSALDMRKDLLKVLSNDTMKPVKNRNSIPSSRRAKVNKQVTPTRQTSRKKKRASRVFETIVIIVLVSFLYFIYIYEQLL
- the tilS gene encoding tRNA lysidine(34) synthetase TilS — protein: MLPFERKVDDFIKTNTLITKGDSVLIGVSGGPDSVALLHYLVQKRNIYNISIRAAHVDHMLRGKDSYNDLLFVQELCKQWNIPCEAIRINIQEKMGALNKGMEETARIYRYRFFQDIMEKYQHNKLLLGHHGDDQIETILMRLTRGSTGKGRAGIPLRRAFANREIIRPLLCVTKKEIEEYCHIHDLSIRIDSSNFEQDYTRNRFRLNVLPFLKKENNHVHEHFQRFSEEILSDEAFLQELTLEKMNKLWNKMKNEVVIEIPSFIEMPLPLQRRGIQLILNYLYNENPSFVTAVHTDDILKLLLSNHPSGRLDLPLGLKVRRSYQQCTFSFIKENQNHTYEMKLSLNSEVDLPNGYCVRFLKGKVTENPSLQDQTCMYLEDIQLPLVIRNKKAGDRMKVKGLNGSKKVKDIFIDEKIPREKRDEWPIVVDQQGDVLWIPKLKKSTYDILPTFEQTCYILQYFKQTFS
- the hpt gene encoding hypoxanthine phosphoribosyltransferase, which gives rise to MKQDIEKVLISEEEIQQRTKELGKELSLEYKDRFPLAIGVLKGATLFMSDLLKQMDTYLEMDFMDVSSYGKSMVSSGEVKILKDLDTSVEGRDILIIEDIIDSGLTLSYLVELFRYRKAKSIKIVTLLDKPSGRKADIQADYVGFDVPDAFVVGYGLDYAEKYRNLPYIGVLKPEVYNKSE
- the ftsH gene encoding ATP-dependent zinc metalloprotease FtsH, which produces MSRIFRNTIFYVLLFLVLIGIVSYFNNNNESTENISYDQFVSYLEKGEVNSVSLQPERGVYEARGELKDKTKFVTYVLNNPTALDRIDQVAKAKDAKVENMPAKETNGWVSFFTSIIPFVIIFILFFFLLNQAQGGGGRVMNFGKSKAKLYNDDKKKVRFRDVAGADEEKQELVEVVEFLKDPRKFSELGARIPKGVLLVGPPGTGKTLLARAVAGEAGVPFFSISGSDFVEMFVGVGASRVRDLFENAKKNAPCIIFIDEIDAVGRQRGAGLGGGHDEREQTLNQLLVEMDGFGANEGIIIVAATNRPDILDPALLRPGRFDRQITVDRPDVNGREAVLRVHARNKPLDGSVDLKAIAQRTPGFSGADLENLLNEAALVAARQDKKKIDMTDVDEATDRVIAGPSKKSRVVSQKERKIVAFHESGHTIIGLVLDEAEMVHKVTIVPRGQAGGYAVMLPKEDRYLMTKPELLDKITGLLGGRVAEEVTFGEVSTGASNDFQRATNIARKMVTEYGMSDKLGPLQFGQSQGGQVFLGRDFNNEQNYSDKIAYEIDTEIQDIIKECYERARKIILENREKFTIIANTLLEVETLDAEQIKHIYDHGTLPDRKASTLETPKLDQDESKDSLKVNIQKKDEEVTKSDDDNRPEKFGPTVTPEQDDNEKPNE
- a CDS encoding type III pantothenate kinase — translated: MLFVLDVGNTNIVLGVYDQDQLKFHWRVETNRHKSEDEYAMVIGALFQHVGIEFKDINGIIISTVVPPIMYTLERMCNKYFHVKPLVVGPGIKTGLDIKYENPREVGADRIVNAVAGIQEYGSPLIIVDFGTATTFCYINEHSQYMGGAIAPGIGISAEALYSKAAKLPRIEIARTEGVIGKNTVAAMQAGIVYGYVGQVEGIVTRMKANSKKVPTVIATGGHASLIANESKAIDIVDPFLTLKGLRLIYKRNKND
- the hslO gene encoding Hsp33 family molecular chaperone HslO gives rise to the protein MSDYLVKALAYNNQVRAYAVKSTETVGEAVRRHYTWPTASAALGRTMSAGVMMGAMLKGDEKITVKIEGNGPIGPILVDSNAKGEVRGYVTNPQVHFDLNEKGKLDVRRAVGTEGTLTVVKDLGLRENFSGQVPIVSGELGEDFTYYFVASEQTPSSVGVGVLVNPDNSILASGGFIIQLLPGTEEHVINDIEKRLQATEPISKLIQKGLSPEEILENILGKDNVKILEKLPVQFKCNCSKERFGAAIISLGKEEIKDMIEEDGKAEAQCHFCNEKYVFSKNELEELLAEE
- the cysK gene encoding cysteine synthase A, translated to MARLVNSIAELVGGTPIVKLNRLTDENQAEVYLKLEYMNPGSSVKDRIALAMIETAEREGKLQLGDTIVEPTSGNTGIGLAMIAAAKGYKAVLVMPETMSMERRNLLRAYGAQLVLTPGSEGMNGAVRKAEELAKENGYFMPQQFKNEANPEIHRLTTGREIVEQMGEQLDAFVSGIGTGGTISGSGQVLREAYPNIKIYAVEPKDSPILAGGKPGPHKLQGLGANFVPDTLNREIYDEIIHVGTEEAFEASRRVAREEGILGGISAGAAIHAALKVASELGKGKKVVAIIPDNGERYLSTNLYQFED